A genomic segment from Lignipirellula cremea encodes:
- a CDS encoding efflux RND transporter permease subunit produces MFSKFLHRPALAIVISLLILLMGGLAIIALPISQFPSVAPPSVVVAVSFPGSSAKILVDSTLVILERAINGVPNMRYMSSAATSAGEASIMIVFEPGTDPNVAVLNVNNRIQMVKNQLPPIVDREGIIVMQNMTSMLMYVNVFSKDPHHDQNFLYNYVSSKMLPEIQRIRGVGRAQILGNRAYAMRVELDLDRMRAYKISAADIMEAIKEQSMIGSPGRLGQATGTTSQSIEYVLTWVGRYDKPEQYAEIILRENEEGEKLRLADVATVKLGSSFYDLYSDIDGLPSASIVLKQTPGSNAADVIEKVKEKLQEVKDESFPPGMDFAVSYDVSSFLDASIEKVLHTLLEAFILVSLVVYLFLGDFRSTLIPTLAVPVSLIGTFFFMSIFGMSINLITLFALVLAIGVVVDDAIVVVEAVHAKMHEKHLSPYLATKEVVSEISGAIIAITLVMTSVFIPVCFMPGAVGVFYRQFALTMAMSIVLSGVVALTLTPVLCAIILKPHADYEKQRGLVGFANWTMKKVSGRHAWVLRGLLAVLLGLGLGYGVYELLHIEIVHELVSEQFPLTDINMIVIGCVIAVLGVFTFRSMLSGSEPGERKVRGPLGIFLHVFDRGVEAVTRGFVAIVSLIVTRRLLTMGVIGLFGYGILVVNQVLPAGFIPLEDQGVIYGIVQTPPGSTLEYTNSKSHELQKICEDIEEVTSVTSLAGYEILTEGRGSNAGTCLINLKPWAERERTSKEIIEELEEKGLEIANVKLEFFEPPAVPGFGAAGGFSLCLLDKTNSDDYKQFGEVTDEFLAALGKRKELKGLFTFFANDYPQYEIIIDNDVAMQKGVSIGNAMENLSIVVGSTWEQGFVRFNQFYKVYVQAKPEFRRYPADLENMFLKNDDGEMVPYSSFMTIRKTQGMNEINRYNLYTTAIIQGAPAAGFSSGQAIDAIKEVAKETLPHGFDIGWQGLSYDEANKGNTAIYIFLIVVVFVYLVLVGQYESFFLPLAVIASLPVGLFGSFLMLKMMGLSNDVYCQIGLVMLVGLLGKNAILIIEFAVQRRHEGLSIRDAAIEGGQLRFRPIVMTSFAFIAGLIPLVRATGPGAIGNRTIGTTAVGGMLMGTLVGVLVIPGLYYLFAKLSDGRKLIKVEHDDPLSELFERKGPGHESRDSEESEEADASHEKADGDEEKGSH; encoded by the coding sequence ATGTTCTCAAAATTTCTGCATCGGCCGGCACTGGCCATTGTCATCTCTCTGCTCATCCTGTTGATGGGGGGGCTGGCGATTATCGCTTTGCCCATCTCCCAGTTTCCTTCCGTCGCGCCGCCGAGCGTGGTGGTCGCTGTTTCCTTTCCCGGATCCAGCGCCAAGATTCTGGTCGATTCCACGCTGGTGATCCTGGAACGCGCCATCAACGGCGTGCCCAACATGCGTTATATGAGCTCCGCCGCCACCAGCGCCGGCGAGGCCTCGATCATGATCGTCTTTGAGCCGGGCACCGACCCGAACGTGGCGGTTTTGAACGTGAACAACCGGATCCAGATGGTCAAGAACCAGTTGCCGCCCATTGTGGATCGCGAAGGCATTATCGTGATGCAGAACATGACGAGCATGCTCATGTATGTGAATGTGTTCAGCAAGGATCCCCACCACGACCAGAACTTTCTTTACAACTATGTCAGCTCTAAAATGCTGCCGGAAATCCAGCGCATCCGCGGCGTCGGCCGGGCCCAGATTCTGGGAAACCGGGCGTACGCCATGCGGGTGGAGTTGGATCTTGACCGGATGCGGGCCTACAAAATCTCCGCCGCCGATATTATGGAGGCGATCAAAGAACAGAGTATGATTGGTTCGCCCGGTCGACTGGGCCAGGCGACGGGGACGACCTCGCAATCGATCGAATACGTGCTGACCTGGGTGGGACGGTACGACAAGCCGGAGCAGTATGCAGAAATTATCCTGAGAGAGAATGAAGAAGGGGAAAAACTGCGGCTGGCTGATGTCGCGACCGTCAAGCTGGGATCCTCCTTTTATGATCTTTATTCCGACATCGACGGCCTGCCTTCTGCTTCGATCGTGCTCAAGCAGACTCCGGGTTCTAACGCCGCCGATGTGATTGAGAAGGTCAAAGAGAAACTTCAGGAGGTCAAAGACGAATCGTTCCCTCCCGGCATGGACTTCGCCGTCAGCTACGACGTTTCCAGCTTTCTGGACGCCTCGATCGAAAAGGTTTTGCACACGCTGCTGGAAGCGTTCATTCTGGTGTCGCTGGTGGTGTATCTGTTCCTGGGAGACTTCCGGAGTACGCTCATTCCCACCCTGGCGGTTCCGGTGTCGTTGATCGGCACCTTCTTTTTCATGAGTATTTTTGGGATGTCGATCAACCTGATCACGCTCTTCGCCCTGGTGCTGGCGATCGGCGTGGTGGTCGACGATGCGATCGTGGTGGTCGAGGCGGTGCATGCCAAAATGCACGAAAAACACCTGTCGCCATATCTCGCGACCAAAGAAGTGGTCAGCGAAATCAGCGGCGCCATCATCGCCATCACCCTGGTGATGACCTCGGTGTTTATCCCGGTGTGCTTCATGCCCGGAGCGGTCGGCGTGTTCTACCGCCAGTTCGCCCTGACCATGGCCATGTCGATCGTGCTCTCGGGCGTGGTCGCTTTGACCCTGACGCCTGTGCTGTGTGCGATCATTCTCAAACCGCATGCGGACTATGAAAAGCAGCGTGGTCTGGTCGGCTTTGCCAACTGGACGATGAAAAAAGTCTCGGGCCGGCACGCCTGGGTGTTACGGGGCTTGCTGGCGGTGCTTCTCGGCCTGGGACTGGGATACGGCGTTTATGAACTGCTGCACATTGAGATTGTCCATGAACTGGTGTCGGAACAGTTTCCGCTTACGGACATCAACATGATCGTGATCGGATGCGTCATCGCAGTGCTGGGTGTTTTTACCTTTCGGTCGATGTTATCAGGAAGCGAACCGGGCGAAAGAAAAGTGCGCGGTCCGCTGGGCATCTTTCTGCATGTGTTTGACCGGGGCGTAGAAGCGGTGACCCGCGGGTTCGTCGCCATTGTGAGTCTGATCGTGACCCGGCGGTTGCTGACGATGGGCGTCATCGGGCTCTTCGGCTATGGGATTCTTGTGGTGAACCAGGTGCTTCCCGCCGGCTTTATTCCGCTGGAAGACCAGGGCGTTATCTATGGGATCGTCCAGACGCCGCCTGGCTCCACGCTGGAGTACACCAACTCCAAGTCCCACGAGCTGCAGAAAATCTGTGAGGATATTGAAGAAGTGACCTCGGTCACTTCGCTGGCCGGTTACGAAATTCTGACCGAAGGCCGCGGCTCCAACGCGGGCACCTGTTTGATCAACCTGAAACCCTGGGCCGAACGAGAGAGAACCTCGAAGGAGATTATCGAGGAACTCGAAGAAAAAGGACTCGAGATTGCGAACGTCAAACTTGAGTTCTTCGAACCGCCCGCGGTTCCCGGGTTTGGCGCCGCCGGCGGTTTCTCGCTGTGTCTGCTCGATAAAACGAACTCAGACGATTATAAGCAGTTCGGCGAAGTCACTGACGAGTTCCTCGCCGCCCTGGGGAAACGGAAAGAACTCAAGGGGCTGTTTACCTTTTTCGCCAATGACTATCCGCAGTATGAAATCATCATTGATAATGATGTGGCCATGCAAAAGGGAGTGTCGATCGGCAATGCGATGGAAAATCTTTCCATTGTGGTGGGCAGCACCTGGGAGCAGGGCTTTGTGCGCTTTAACCAGTTTTATAAAGTGTATGTCCAGGCCAAGCCCGAGTTCCGGCGGTATCCTGCGGATCTGGAAAATATGTTCCTGAAGAACGACGACGGAGAGATGGTGCCCTATTCTTCGTTCATGACCATCAGGAAGACGCAGGGCATGAACGAGATCAACCGCTATAACCTGTACACGACCGCCATCATTCAAGGAGCTCCGGCCGCCGGCTTCAGTAGCGGCCAGGCGATCGACGCGATCAAGGAAGTCGCCAAAGAAACGTTGCCCCACGGGTTTGATATCGGCTGGCAAGGTTTGTCGTACGACGAAGCGAATAAAGGGAACACGGCGATCTATATCTTTTTGATCGTGGTGGTCTTTGTTTACCTGGTCCTGGTAGGCCAGTATGAGAGTTTCTTCCTGCCGCTGGCGGTGATCGCCTCCTTGCCGGTCGGGTTGTTCGGCTCGTTTTTGATGCTCAAGATGATGGGCCTGTCGAACGACGTGTACTGCCAGATCGGCCTGGTCATGCTGGTGGGTCTGCTGGGCAAGAATGCGATTCTGATCATCGAGTTCGCCGTCCAGCGACGCCATGAAGGCTTGAGTATCAGGGACGCCGCGATCGAAGGCGGCCAGCTGCGCTTCCGGCCGATTGTGATGACTTCGTTCGCCTTTATCGCCGGTCTGATCCCGCTCGTCCGTGCGACGGGTCCGGGCGCCATCGGTAACCGCACCATCGGCACCACCGCGGTCGGCGGCATGCTCATGGGCACGCTTGTCGGCGTGCTGGTGATTCCGGGGCTTTATTACCTGTTTGCGAAACTTTCCGACGGTCGCAAACTCATCAAGGTGGAGCATGATGATCCCCTGAGTGAGCTTTTCGAACGCAAAGGACCTGGACACGAAAGCCGCGACAGCGAGGAATCCGAAGAAGCCGACGCCAGCCACGAGAAAGCCGACGGCGACGAAGAGAAAGGAAGCCACTAA
- a CDS encoding efflux RND transporter periplasmic adaptor subunit translates to MKYSAIAAILLALVSLSLSGCVPQAEWSEKAHAESQGEEGHGASEGHGEADGHGHHRHKILVTSPLRKDVISTQQYVCQIHSCQHIEVRALEGGYLDEIRVNEGQAVKKGELMFKIRPILYQAKLDTEVAEAQRIQIELDNAVTLNKKGIVSPQEIALKKAELAKAQAKVELARAELAFASVTAPFDGIVDRQRNQVGSLIEEGDVLTTFSDNSLMWVYFNVREARYLEYKEELDKGGDTHDQMQIELKLANGQIFPQPGKIGAIEADFNNLTGNIPFRADFPNPKGLLRNGQTGTILIHRQMKNALVIPQRATYEILARRYAFVVDEENVVHQRDITIQSEQDDIFVIEDGLKEGEKIVLEGIRQVRDGDKIEYEFVAPEEALSDLKYHAE, encoded by the coding sequence ATGAAGTATTCAGCGATTGCAGCCATCCTTCTCGCGCTGGTTTCCTTGTCTCTGTCCGGCTGCGTTCCGCAAGCCGAATGGAGCGAAAAAGCCCACGCCGAATCGCAAGGCGAAGAAGGGCATGGCGCATCGGAAGGTCATGGGGAAGCGGATGGTCATGGACATCATCGGCACAAAATTCTGGTCACCAGCCCTCTCCGGAAAGACGTCATCAGCACCCAGCAATATGTCTGCCAGATCCACTCCTGCCAGCACATTGAAGTCCGCGCCCTGGAAGGCGGCTACCTGGATGAGATCCGCGTCAACGAGGGCCAGGCGGTCAAAAAAGGGGAGCTGATGTTCAAGATCAGGCCCATCCTTTACCAGGCCAAACTGGACACCGAAGTTGCCGAAGCGCAGCGCATCCAGATCGAACTCGACAACGCCGTTACGTTGAATAAAAAAGGGATTGTCTCTCCCCAGGAAATCGCCCTGAAAAAAGCCGAGCTGGCCAAAGCCCAGGCCAAGGTGGAACTCGCTCGGGCGGAACTGGCCTTTGCCAGCGTGACGGCCCCGTTCGACGGTATTGTTGACCGCCAGCGCAACCAGGTGGGCAGCCTCATCGAAGAAGGGGACGTCCTCACCACGTTCTCGGACAACAGCCTGATGTGGGTCTACTTCAATGTGCGTGAGGCTCGCTATCTCGAATACAAGGAAGAACTGGATAAGGGCGGCGACACCCACGATCAAATGCAGATCGAACTGAAGCTGGCGAACGGACAGATCTTTCCGCAGCCCGGAAAGATCGGGGCGATCGAGGCCGACTTCAACAACCTGACCGGAAATATCCCGTTCCGGGCCGACTTCCCCAATCCGAAAGGCCTGCTGCGCAATGGCCAGACCGGCACCATTTTGATCCATCGCCAGATGAAAAACGCCCTCGTGATTCCGCAGCGGGCGACCTATGAGATTCTTGCCAGGCGTTACGCCTTTGTGGTGGACGAGGAGAATGTGGTGCACCAGCGAGATATCACCATCCAGAGCGAACAGGACGACATTTTTGTGATTGAAGACGGTCTGAAAGAAGGAGAAAAGATCGTCCTGGAAGGGATTCGCCAGGTGCGTGACGGCGACAAAATTGAATACGAGTTTGTAGCTCCCGAAGAAGCTCTCAGCGACCTGAAATACCACGCAGAATAG
- a CDS encoding TolC family protein, with protein MAQVMACALLLFVSGCAIPQLCCPDAGPVLPDHFNGEVSSESSAQIGIEEFFNDPVLTQLLTEGLARNQELKIRNQEIRIANNEIMARRGAYLPFVTLGATGGFDRTSRFTPLGAAEDQLTYPGGGRFPDPLPNVGLTANLFWELDIWHRLRNARDAAMQRYVEAIEARNYLVTRLVAETAENYYELASLDKRMVFLNQTIELQKKSLEVAKAQKDAARGTELGVQRFLAEVRKNESQRLIVQQRIIEVENRINFLVGRYPQAVDRQGWDFISLDSRMLSVGVPAQLMLNRRDIRAAERELAASGLDVQVARANFYPRVAISAGVGFEAFNPRYLFDPGAFIARAAGDLVAPLINKAAIRAEYLNANARQLQAVYHYQRTVLNAFTEVVNRMAKVQNYGDSVAIKQQQVKALEESVSVASDLFQGARAEYVDVLFSQRDLLEARTVLIETKQQQLAAIVNAYQALGGGYLLSSSGREFAELFCLPPVYNDGEVIIQGRPVEMIEELPPADAEELPPADANDPPVPPVVDSSRRTIIQGGIRQK; from the coding sequence ATGGCGCAAGTCATGGCTTGCGCCCTGCTGCTGTTCGTCTCGGGCTGCGCGATTCCCCAGCTTTGCTGCCCGGACGCGGGACCCGTTTTGCCAGATCACTTCAATGGCGAGGTCAGTTCGGAAAGCTCTGCCCAGATCGGCATTGAAGAGTTCTTCAATGACCCGGTGCTGACGCAGTTGCTCACCGAGGGACTGGCCAGGAACCAGGAGCTGAAGATCCGGAACCAGGAAATCCGGATCGCCAACAATGAGATCATGGCGCGTCGCGGCGCCTACCTGCCGTTCGTCACCCTGGGAGCCACCGGCGGGTTCGATCGCACCAGCCGGTTCACTCCCCTGGGAGCTGCGGAGGATCAGCTGACCTATCCCGGCGGCGGACGCTTCCCCGATCCCTTGCCGAACGTAGGTCTCACGGCCAATCTGTTCTGGGAACTGGATATCTGGCATCGCCTGCGCAATGCCCGCGACGCGGCCATGCAGCGGTATGTCGAAGCGATCGAGGCCCGGAACTACCTGGTCACCAGACTCGTCGCCGAAACGGCCGAGAATTACTATGAACTGGCGTCCCTCGACAAGCGGATGGTGTTCCTCAATCAAACGATCGAGCTGCAGAAGAAAAGCCTGGAAGTCGCCAAGGCGCAAAAAGACGCCGCCCGCGGCACCGAACTGGGCGTCCAGCGTTTCCTGGCCGAGGTTCGCAAGAACGAAAGCCAGCGATTGATCGTCCAGCAGCGGATCATCGAAGTCGAGAACCGGATCAACTTCCTGGTGGGTCGCTATCCCCAGGCGGTGGATCGCCAGGGGTGGGATTTCATCAGTCTCGACTCGCGCATGCTGAGCGTCGGCGTGCCGGCCCAGTTGATGCTGAATCGTCGCGATATCCGCGCCGCGGAGCGTGAACTGGCGGCATCCGGACTGGATGTCCAGGTCGCCAGGGCCAACTTCTACCCGCGGGTGGCGATCTCCGCCGGCGTTGGATTTGAGGCCTTTAACCCCCGATATCTGTTTGATCCGGGCGCCTTTATTGCCCGGGCCGCAGGCGATCTGGTCGCGCCGCTGATCAACAAGGCGGCGATTCGGGCGGAGTACCTCAACGCCAACGCCCGGCAGCTGCAGGCCGTTTACCACTACCAGCGGACCGTGCTGAACGCGTTTACCGAAGTGGTCAACCGCATGGCCAAAGTGCAGAACTACGGCGACAGCGTGGCGATCAAGCAGCAGCAGGTCAAAGCGCTCGAAGAGTCGGTCAGCGTCGCCTCGGATCTGTTCCAGGGAGCGCGGGCCGAGTACGTCGACGTGCTGTTCTCCCAGCGCGACCTGCTGGAAGCGAGAACCGTCCTGATCGAAACCAAGCAGCAGCAGCTGGCGGCGATCGTCAATGCCTACCAGGCCCTGGGCGGCGGCTATCTGTTGTCGAGTTCCGGACGGGAATTCGCCGAGCTCTTCTGCCTGCCTCCTGTCTACAATGACGGCGAAGTGATCATACAGGGACGTCCTGTCGAGATGATCGAGGAGTTGCCCCCGGCGGACGCCGAGGAGTTACCGCCAGCGGATGCAAACGATCCGCCCGTTCCGCCCGTGGTGGACAGCTCGCGGCGAACCATCATCCAGGGCGGGATCAGGCAGAAATAG
- a CDS encoding cytochrome-c peroxidase, producing the protein MNPLPNTPSQSPAENSTSLVSAIGLLLLCFFLAASPVQAEEGDKPALVPLPAAAPSPRENPTTPAKVALGRQLFFDTRLSGDNRMSCASCHLPDKAFADGLPRSAGNAGQELTRNTPSLLNVAFFERLFWDGRSKSLEEQALAPLQSPAEMNQDLDELEKELNAVPGYRRQFQDVFQSPVTRRGVAQALAAFQRTLVTQPSPFDRYLAGDEEALSDEAKRGLELFTGAADCVRCHQGPLLSDGKYYRLGVSFIDEGRGGVTGAATDKARFRTPSLRNIAQTAPYMHDGSMKTLYRVVEYYYRDAPSSSRPGRELDIRPLTGQSYSEIPAIVAFLESLTGEAPRITAPDLP; encoded by the coding sequence ATGAATCCCCTTCCGAATACGCCCTCGCAAAGTCCTGCGGAAAACTCCACGTCCCTTGTTTCCGCCATCGGGCTTCTGCTTCTCTGCTTCTTCCTCGCCGCGAGTCCAGTACAGGCGGAAGAAGGCGACAAACCAGCCCTGGTTCCGCTGCCGGCTGCGGCTCCTTCCCCCAGAGAAAACCCGACCACGCCCGCCAAGGTCGCCCTGGGCCGGCAACTGTTCTTTGACACGCGGCTCTCGGGCGACAACCGGATGAGCTGCGCCTCGTGCCATCTGCCGGACAAGGCGTTCGCCGACGGACTGCCGCGATCCGCAGGAAACGCGGGGCAGGAGCTGACCCGCAATACGCCGTCGCTGCTGAATGTGGCGTTCTTCGAGCGCCTGTTCTGGGACGGTCGGTCAAAAAGCCTGGAGGAACAAGCGCTGGCCCCCCTGCAGTCGCCGGCGGAGATGAACCAGGATCTGGACGAACTCGAGAAAGAGCTGAACGCCGTCCCCGGCTATCGGCGGCAGTTCCAGGACGTCTTTCAATCCCCCGTTACCCGCCGCGGAGTCGCCCAGGCGCTGGCTGCTTTCCAGCGCACCCTGGTGACCCAGCCCTCTCCCTTCGACCGCTACCTGGCTGGCGATGAAGAGGCGCTTTCCGACGAAGCCAAGCGCGGCCTGGAGCTGTTCACAGGCGCTGCCGATTGCGTCCGCTGCCACCAGGGTCCGCTGCTGAGCGACGGCAAGTACTACCGGCTGGGCGTCTCCTTTATTGATGAGGGACGCGGCGGCGTCACCGGCGCCGCGACGGATAAAGCCCGCTTCCGCACCCCCAGTTTGCGGAACATCGCGCAGACCGCCCCCTATATGCATGACGGTTCCATGAAAACGCTCTACCGGGTCGTAGAGTACTATTACCGCGACGCCCCCAGCTCCTCTCGCCCGGGACGTGAACTCGATATCCGTCCTTTGACGGGGCAAAGCTACTCCGAGATTCCGGCGATTGTCGCCTTTCTGGAAAGCTTGACCGGCGAAGCTCCCCGCATCACGGCCCCTGACCTGCCCTAG
- a CDS encoding glycosyltransferase family 2 protein, whose product MTDSLEPYANERPAGPVALDEVTVIIPALNEERSLPRVLGDLPPVGCVIVVDNGSTDNTARVAAESGALVVAEPKRGYGSACLRGLATIREAIQGGQPAPRIVVFLDADYSDHPDLLPELVKPIWADAADFVLGSRLLGQREPGAMPPQSVYGNRLACFLLRLLFGVRYTDLGPFRAIDYGKLCDLEMADENFGWTIEMQIKAARAGLRHTEIPVPYRHRIGTSKISGTLSGTIKAGTKILYTIARYGLQRPSAKSNDPAAQKAKATA is encoded by the coding sequence ATGACAGACTCCCTGGAACCTTACGCGAACGAGCGGCCCGCCGGCCCGGTCGCGCTGGACGAGGTGACGGTCATCATTCCCGCGCTCAACGAAGAACGTTCCTTGCCGCGGGTGCTGGGCGATTTGCCGCCCGTCGGCTGCGTGATCGTTGTCGACAACGGCTCGACCGATAACACGGCCCGCGTCGCCGCGGAAAGCGGGGCCCTGGTCGTGGCCGAACCGAAGCGCGGCTACGGCTCCGCCTGCCTGCGCGGACTAGCGACGATTCGCGAAGCAATCCAAGGCGGCCAACCCGCACCGCGGATTGTCGTTTTTCTCGATGCCGACTACAGCGATCATCCCGACCTGCTGCCGGAACTGGTCAAGCCGATCTGGGCGGACGCAGCCGACTTTGTGCTCGGCTCGCGCTTGCTCGGCCAGCGTGAACCGGGCGCCATGCCGCCGCAAAGCGTCTATGGAAACAGGCTGGCCTGCTTTCTGCTACGGTTGCTGTTCGGCGTGCGCTATACCGACCTGGGTCCGTTCCGCGCGATTGACTACGGAAAACTGTGCGACCTGGAAATGGCTGACGAAAACTTCGGCTGGACAATCGAAATGCAGATCAAAGCGGCCCGCGCCGGCTTGCGGCATACGGAAATCCCCGTCCCTTACCGCCACCGGATCGGGACCAGCAAAATCAGCGGCACGCTCAGCGGTACGATCAAGGCCGGCACAAAGATTCTGTACACGATCGCCCGCTACGGCCTGCAGCGTCCCTCGGCAAAGTCGAACGATCCTGCCGCACAGAAAGCAAAGGCAACCGCTTGA
- a CDS encoding amylo-alpha-1,6-glucosidase, whose amino-acid sequence MTLHESETLAEWIETDGLGGFASGTVRGQRTRRYHALLLAARNPPADRLVLVNGMDVWAQTPGGTYPLSTQVYQGEVESPRGQRFLSSFTAEPWPVWRYALTEEVTVVLELLVAPGVPGTAMRWSVEGKRDGVSLHVRPFLSGRDFHGTHHANDVFQQATRRQDVSLVWQPYGDLPEIHVQTNAAFEESFQWYYGFLYTAEQERGLDALEDLASPGEFHADLSSHDACLLLSVDRPFSELCGSGTSSALETFALVAAKERLRREATGAESCVAGSYLVNRGEGKTVIAGYPWFGDWGRDTFIAMRGLCLTDPAGLPHARAILTGWADAVSEGMLPNRFPDQGTTPEFNSVDASLWYVIAVGEYLEASRQARQTLPAAEIQRLQQAVESILQGYAAGTRYGIRLDDDGLVAAGEPGVQLTWMDAKVGDWVVTPRIGKPVEIQALWLSALHIAGQFSDRWTDRFQQGKASFVDKFWNADRGCLFDVVDDQHEAGRVDDAMRPNQIFAVGGLPLVLLDDAQATSLVAAVEEKLLTPVGLRSLSPDHPAYQPHYQGDVRQRDGAYHQGTVWPWLIGPFVEAWLRVRRNSPAAKAEAAVRFLEQLQQHLAQAGLGHLSEICDGDAPHTPRGCPFQAWSYGEYLRIKRRLLTRR is encoded by the coding sequence ATGACGCTGCACGAATCAGAGACCCTGGCCGAGTGGATCGAGACCGACGGACTTGGCGGTTTTGCGTCGGGAACCGTGCGCGGCCAGCGTACGCGACGATACCATGCCCTGTTGCTGGCGGCACGGAATCCGCCCGCTGATCGCCTGGTGCTGGTCAATGGAATGGACGTCTGGGCGCAGACTCCCGGCGGAACGTATCCGCTTTCGACGCAGGTTTACCAGGGCGAAGTCGAGTCTCCCCGCGGCCAGCGGTTCCTGTCGTCCTTCACCGCCGAGCCCTGGCCGGTCTGGCGGTACGCGCTGACCGAGGAAGTCACGGTCGTCCTGGAACTGCTCGTAGCGCCGGGCGTTCCGGGGACGGCGATGCGCTGGAGCGTGGAGGGGAAACGGGACGGCGTGTCGCTGCATGTGCGGCCCTTTCTGTCCGGCCGCGATTTCCACGGGACGCACCACGCCAACGACGTCTTCCAGCAAGCGACCCGGCGCCAGGATGTGTCGCTGGTCTGGCAGCCGTACGGCGACCTGCCCGAAATTCACGTCCAGACGAACGCGGCGTTTGAAGAATCTTTCCAGTGGTACTACGGGTTTCTCTATACGGCCGAACAGGAACGCGGACTCGACGCCCTGGAAGACCTGGCTTCGCCGGGCGAGTTCCACGCGGATCTATCGTCGCACGATGCCTGCCTGCTGCTCTCGGTCGACCGTCCGTTCTCGGAACTTTGCGGATCGGGAACGTCCAGCGCCCTGGAAACGTTTGCGTTGGTGGCGGCGAAAGAACGACTTCGTCGCGAGGCGACCGGGGCCGAGAGCTGCGTTGCTGGTTCGTATCTCGTGAATCGAGGCGAAGGGAAAACGGTGATCGCCGGCTATCCGTGGTTTGGCGACTGGGGCCGCGATACGTTCATCGCCATGCGGGGACTTTGCCTGACCGATCCGGCCGGGCTGCCCCACGCCCGAGCCATTCTGACCGGCTGGGCCGACGCGGTTTCGGAAGGGATGCTTCCCAACCGGTTTCCCGATCAGGGGACCACGCCGGAGTTCAACTCGGTCGATGCTTCACTCTGGTACGTCATTGCGGTGGGCGAGTATCTGGAAGCGTCCCGCCAGGCCCGGCAGACGCTTCCCGCGGCCGAGATCCAGCGGCTGCAGCAGGCGGTGGAGTCGATCCTGCAGGGCTACGCGGCCGGCACGCGGTATGGCATTCGCCTGGACGATGACGGCCTGGTGGCGGCCGGCGAGCCGGGCGTGCAATTGACCTGGATGGACGCCAAGGTCGGCGACTGGGTCGTGACGCCGCGGATCGGCAAGCCAGTGGAGATCCAGGCGCTGTGGCTCAGCGCGCTGCATATCGCCGGCCAGTTCTCGGATCGCTGGACGGATCGGTTCCAGCAGGGGAAGGCGTCGTTCGTCGACAAGTTCTGGAACGCGGACCGCGGCTGCCTGTTCGACGTGGTCGACGACCAGCACGAAGCGGGCAGGGTGGACGACGCGATGCGTCCCAACCAGATTTTCGCCGTCGGCGGATTGCCGCTGGTGCTGCTCGACGACGCGCAGGCGACGTCGCTCGTCGCTGCGGTCGAGGAGAAACTACTCACGCCGGTCGGCCTGCGCTCGCTTAGCCCCGATCATCCCGCCTACCAGCCGCATTACCAGGGCGACGTGCGGCAGCGCGACGGCGCTTATCACCAGGGAACGGTCTGGCCCTGGCTGATCGGCCCGTTCGTGGAAGCCTGGCTGCGCGTCAGGCGGAACTCGCCGGCGGCAAAAGCAGAGGCGGCCGTGAGATTTCTCGAACAACTGCAGCAGCATCTGGCGCAGGCGGGCCTCGGACACCTTTCCGAAATCTGCGACGGCGACGCGCCGCACACCCCGCGCGGCTGCCCGTTCCAGGCATGGTCATACGGGGAATACTTGCGCATCAAACGCCGACTGCTAACCCGCAGGTAG